From Sediminibacterium sp. TEGAF015, a single genomic window includes:
- a CDS encoding 1-acyl-sn-glycerol-3-phosphate acyltransferase, with amino-acid sequence MRICWNLFLQMQGWKIRNEFPYHLKKCVIAVGPHTSAWDFVIGLAVRSKLKLYHLNFLGKAELFKGRFGFFFRKMGGYPVDRFSNNNVVDQVAEQFKIRDQFVLALSPEGTRKKVDKLRTGFYHIALKAGVPIVLAGLDFGRKEISFSEPILPTGNMEEDFKKIIHFFADKEGKIPEYGLKHLDH; translated from the coding sequence ATGCGTATATGCTGGAACTTATTTCTGCAAATGCAGGGATGGAAAATTCGTAATGAATTTCCCTATCACTTGAAAAAATGTGTGATAGCCGTAGGACCCCATACCAGTGCCTGGGATTTTGTTATTGGATTGGCGGTCAGAAGTAAACTTAAATTATACCATCTAAATTTTCTAGGTAAAGCAGAATTATTCAAAGGAAGATTTGGCTTTTTTTTCAGAAAAATGGGGGGGTATCCTGTAGACCGATTCAGCAACAACAATGTGGTAGATCAGGTTGCAGAACAATTCAAGATCCGCGATCAATTTGTTCTGGCTCTATCTCCTGAAGGTACCAGAAAAAAAGTAGACAAACTAAGGACTGGCTTTTATCATATAGCACTAAAAGCAGGCGTTCCAATAGTGCTTGCAGGGTTAGATTTTGGTAGAAAGGAAATCAGTTTCAGCGAACCCATTCTACCAACAGGAAATATGGAAGAAGACTTTAAAAAAATCATTCATTTTTTTGCCGACAAAGAAGGTAAGATACCCGAATACGGCCTGAAACATTTAGATCATTAA